A portion of the Nitrospira sp. genome contains these proteins:
- a CDS encoding DUF86 domain-containing protein, with protein MAMYVVSQRRLGLPQESREAFALLQAAGLLPADLAARMQRMVGLRNVAVDEYARLNLDIVHMIITTHLDAFRTFSSTVVKTCA; from the coding sequence CTGGCCATGTATGTGGTCAGCCAGCGTCGGCTGGGGCTCCCCCAAGAAAGTCGAGAAGCGTTCGCGCTACTGCAGGCCGCCGGCCTCCTCCCGGCCGACCTGGCGGCGCGGATGCAGCGGATGGTCGGCCTCCGCAATGTGGCCGTCGATGAATACGCCCGTCTCAATCTCGACATCGTCCATATGATCATCACCACGCATCTGGACGCTTTTCGTACGTTCTCGTCTACCGTCGTCAAAACCTGCGCATGA
- a CDS encoding sigma-70 family RNA polymerase sigma factor, producing MTPDAVTFTESLSRQPVSLWKVPAREISQKRGEAALVTRLRCGDEGAFDEVVNRHHSALIRMAMGYVADREVAKEVVQDTWMAVIEGLDRFEGRSSLRTWIYGIMIHKAKDRGVREKRHTTFSAFESCEDDNEEAVDPSRFHQKGESAGHWAFPPQPWDDQTPEKLLSSQQTINAMNSAIESLPGTLKEVLILRDVEGVDIKEACALLNITETNLYVRLHRARERVRKVVETYLQMSA from the coding sequence ATGACTCCCGACGCCGTCACCTTCACTGAGTCCTTGAGCCGTCAGCCGGTATCCCTCTGGAAGGTGCCGGCCAGGGAGATCAGTCAGAAGAGAGGCGAAGCGGCCCTCGTCACCCGTCTCAGATGCGGGGATGAAGGGGCCTTCGACGAAGTGGTCAACCGACACCATAGCGCCTTGATCCGCATGGCGATGGGCTATGTCGCCGATCGGGAAGTTGCGAAAGAAGTGGTCCAAGATACCTGGATGGCGGTGATTGAGGGTCTGGATCGATTCGAAGGCCGGTCGTCGCTCAGAACCTGGATCTACGGCATCATGATCCACAAGGCCAAGGATCGCGGCGTCCGGGAAAAGCGCCACACGACGTTCTCGGCCTTCGAATCCTGCGAAGACGACAACGAGGAAGCGGTCGACCCGTCTCGCTTCCATCAGAAAGGCGAGTCGGCCGGCCACTGGGCCTTTCCTCCGCAGCCCTGGGACGATCAGACACCCGAGAAGCTGCTGTCCTCGCAACAGACGATCAACGCCATGAACAGCGCGATTGAATCGCTGCCGGGAACCCTCAAGGAAGTCTTGATTCTCCGTGACGTTGAAGGAGTCGATATCAAGGAGGCGTGCGCCCTGCTGAACATCACGGAAACCAACCTGTATGTGCGGTTGCACCGAGCGCGCGAGCGGGTGCGCAAGGTGGTGGAAACGTATCTACAGATGTCGGCCTAG
- a CDS encoding sigma 54-interacting transcriptional regulator, which translates to MSSPDLEESLRRSEEFAARLVESSRDCIKVLDLEGHLLSMNTHGMSALEICDFGPFAGSRWIEFWEGDDATHAAAAIEAARKGAVGRFTGFCATTQTKTPKWWDVCVTAILDKDGRPERLLAISRDVTEVKEAEQQLRRSQEDLEKRISARTRELAQTGMVLQDIVEGVEAKVGEEFFPSLVQQLATSMGVDYAYISELSEQGGRFQSRAAWGKGRPLPPFDVPAKGPCETVLMRKFVHHPDQLRELYPHVPFIQAIGVNSYCGVPVVDSNDRVLGHLAIMDSKPMPDPVRATSILGIFAMRAAAEFERLRFETAMRKSDLTLRKIDEGTAAATGAAFFPSLVRNLAEALQTKYAFVSKFVEGNRARVRTLAFWNGDGFLDNFEYDLPHTPCERVLAGEVCLFPEKVQELFPDHRKELAELGVESYLAIPVSDRSGTVMGHLAVMDTMPMRDDPRVLSVFKIFGVRAGAEMERDRMDAQLKDNEERLRDLFDEAPIAYVNEGLDSKFIRANKTALKTLGITPDQVDGTYGFSFIPDQPDAQRRLKEAFESIGKGIDTSGVVLELRRKDNGNPLWIRWWSRPDPSGAYTRTMFVDITEQVLMEQEKARLEAQAVYLQEEIKGTHNFEELIGSSTPLKKVLKEVARVAPTDSTVLITGETGTGKELIARAVHNLSPRKNRVLVKVNCAAIPAGLIESELFGHEKGAFTGALAKRMGRFEVADKGTIFLDEIGDLPLELQSKLLRVLQEGEFERVGGTETFKVNVRVIAATNRDLEQLSKTGHYRPDLYYRLNVFPIHLPALRERDGDIPLLVQYFARKFAANLGRQIDRIPERMMSALQRYQWPGNIRELEHVIERAVILSEGSELEPIDWLSPATGKAGNEASVTLEETERRYILEVLERTGWRVSGDKGAAAILGLKPTTLEARMKKLGIVRVKRDE; encoded by the coding sequence ATGTCATCTCCCGATCTTGAAGAATCCCTCCGGCGCAGCGAAGAGTTCGCCGCTCGTCTGGTCGAAAGCAGCCGCGACTGCATCAAAGTCCTCGATCTCGAAGGCCATCTGCTCTCCATGAACACCCACGGCATGTCGGCGCTGGAGATTTGCGACTTCGGCCCGTTCGCCGGATCACGCTGGATCGAATTCTGGGAAGGCGACGACGCAACGCATGCCGCCGCCGCAATCGAGGCGGCCCGCAAGGGAGCGGTCGGACGCTTCACAGGATTTTGCGCCACGACACAAACCAAGACACCGAAATGGTGGGACGTGTGCGTCACCGCCATTCTCGACAAAGACGGCCGGCCGGAAAGGCTGCTTGCAATCTCGAGGGATGTGACCGAAGTCAAGGAGGCCGAGCAGCAGCTGCGACGCTCGCAGGAGGATCTGGAAAAGCGGATCAGCGCACGCACCCGTGAGTTGGCCCAGACCGGCATGGTTCTGCAGGACATCGTCGAAGGCGTCGAAGCGAAAGTCGGCGAGGAGTTTTTCCCCTCGCTCGTCCAGCAACTGGCCACGTCGATGGGCGTGGATTACGCGTATATCTCGGAGCTCAGTGAACAGGGCGGCCGGTTCCAATCGAGGGCGGCATGGGGCAAGGGCCGGCCGCTGCCGCCGTTCGACGTCCCGGCGAAGGGTCCCTGCGAAACGGTCCTGATGCGGAAGTTTGTGCATCATCCCGATCAGCTGCGCGAGCTCTATCCTCATGTGCCGTTCATCCAAGCGATCGGGGTCAACAGCTACTGCGGGGTGCCGGTCGTAGACTCCAACGACCGAGTCCTAGGGCATCTGGCCATCATGGATTCCAAGCCGATGCCGGATCCTGTGCGCGCGACCTCCATCCTCGGCATTTTCGCCATGCGAGCTGCGGCGGAGTTCGAGCGGTTGCGATTCGAAACGGCCATGCGCAAGAGCGACCTGACGCTGCGTAAGATCGACGAAGGTACGGCAGCGGCGACCGGAGCCGCGTTTTTTCCGTCGCTGGTCAGAAATCTGGCCGAGGCCCTTCAGACCAAGTACGCGTTCGTCTCCAAGTTCGTCGAGGGAAATCGGGCGCGCGTGCGGACGCTGGCCTTCTGGAACGGCGACGGCTTCCTGGACAACTTCGAATATGACCTGCCCCATACCCCTTGCGAACGTGTGTTGGCCGGAGAAGTCTGTCTCTTTCCGGAAAAGGTCCAGGAGCTGTTCCCGGACCACCGGAAGGAACTGGCGGAGCTGGGGGTGGAAAGCTATTTAGCGATTCCGGTTTCGGACCGTTCCGGCACGGTCATGGGCCACCTCGCCGTCATGGACACGATGCCGATGCGCGACGACCCGCGCGTGCTTTCCGTCTTCAAGATCTTCGGGGTCAGGGCCGGGGCCGAAATGGAGCGAGACCGGATGGACGCACAATTGAAAGACAATGAAGAGCGTTTGCGCGACTTGTTCGACGAGGCGCCGATCGCGTACGTCAACGAAGGCCTGGATTCCAAGTTCATCCGAGCCAATAAGACGGCGTTGAAGACCCTCGGCATCACGCCCGATCAAGTGGATGGGACCTATGGATTCTCGTTCATTCCCGACCAGCCGGATGCGCAGCGCCGATTGAAAGAAGCGTTCGAGTCCATCGGGAAGGGCATCGATACGAGCGGCGTGGTGCTCGAACTGCGTCGCAAGGACAACGGCAACCCCCTCTGGATCCGGTGGTGGTCCCGGCCGGACCCCAGCGGCGCCTACACCCGCACCATGTTCGTCGACATCACCGAGCAAGTGCTGATGGAACAGGAAAAGGCCCGACTCGAAGCGCAGGCCGTCTACCTACAGGAGGAAATCAAGGGCACGCACAACTTTGAAGAGCTGATCGGCTCATCCACCCCGCTCAAGAAAGTTCTGAAAGAGGTGGCGCGCGTCGCGCCGACCGATTCCACCGTCCTCATCACCGGCGAAACCGGGACCGGCAAAGAGCTCATTGCTCGGGCCGTTCACAATTTGAGTCCGCGCAAGAATCGCGTGTTGGTGAAGGTCAATTGCGCCGCGATTCCCGCAGGGCTGATCGAGAGCGAGCTGTTCGGTCATGAAAAAGGCGCCTTTACCGGCGCGTTGGCGAAACGGATGGGGCGGTTCGAGGTGGCCGACAAGGGGACGATCTTTCTCGACGAGATCGGGGACCTTCCGCTCGAGCTGCAATCCAAGTTGCTGCGCGTCCTTCAAGAAGGCGAGTTCGAGCGGGTCGGAGGCACGGAGACCTTCAAGGTGAACGTACGGGTGATCGCCGCCACGAACCGAGATCTCGAGCAGCTCTCGAAGACCGGCCACTATCGCCCCGATTTGTATTACCGGCTGAACGTGTTTCCGATTCATCTGCCGGCGTTGCGCGAACGGGATGGCGACATTCCGCTGCTGGTGCAATATTTCGCGCGCAAGTTCGCGGCGAATCTCGGAAGACAGATCGACCGGATTCCGGAACGGATGATGTCGGCGCTCCAGCGATACCAATGGCCGGGCAACATTCGTGAGTTGGAGCACGTGATCGAGCGCGCCGTCATTTTGAGCGAAGGATCTGAGTTGGAGCCGATTGATTGGCTCTCGCCCGCGACCGGCAAGGCCGGAAATGAAGCGAGCGTGACGCTCGAAGAAACGGAACGCCGATATATCCTCGAGGTGCTGGAACGAACCGGCTGGCGCGTGAGCGGCGACAAGGGTGCGGCCGCCATCCTGGGGTTAAAACCCACGACGCTTGAAGCGCGCATGAAAAAACTGGGTATTGTCCGCGTGAAGCGCGATGAATGA
- a CDS encoding VOC family protein, whose protein sequence is MNTLRLTVGALCMVLVAVETVNAGESRAAVHAVAAVGFTVSDMDRSVAFYRDILTFTPVSDVEVDGPEYDQLYGIFGVRVRVARMQLGEQQIELTQFISPPDLRPIPMPSYSHDLWFQHVAIVVRNMEEAWARLRRHHVRQISPRPQTIPASNAAAGIKAIKFRDPDGHNLELLWFPEGKGNPIWKKPGVDLFMGIDHTAMTVRSTESSTKFYRDLLGMTVAGGTLNMGTTQQYLDSLPGARTRVTGLVPMMAPPGLEFLEYELPTAGRPFPADSHPTDLWHWQTTLVVPDVEAAATALRETAQFVSSGVASLPDGSLGFKKGFLVRDPDGHVMQMVSP, encoded by the coding sequence ATGAATACACTACGGCTGACCGTTGGCGCCCTCTGCATGGTTCTCGTTGCCGTTGAAACTGTGAACGCGGGTGAATCGCGCGCCGCCGTGCACGCAGTGGCGGCGGTCGGCTTCACCGTCTCCGACATGGACCGGTCGGTGGCGTTCTACCGCGATATCCTGACGTTCACGCCGGTCAGCGATGTAGAGGTGGACGGACCGGAATACGATCAACTCTATGGGATCTTCGGCGTGCGGGTTCGAGTCGCACGCATGCAACTTGGCGAGCAGCAGATCGAACTGACACAGTTCATTTCGCCCCCGGATCTGCGACCGATTCCCATGCCGTCGTACAGTCACGACCTTTGGTTCCAGCATGTCGCGATCGTCGTGCGCAATATGGAAGAGGCCTGGGCGCGCCTGCGCCGGCATCATGTCCGGCAGATTTCTCCCCGTCCGCAAACGATTCCTGCATCGAATGCGGCGGCGGGCATCAAAGCCATCAAGTTTCGTGATCCGGACGGCCACAATCTCGAACTGCTCTGGTTCCCGGAAGGGAAGGGAAATCCGATCTGGAAGAAGCCGGGCGTCGATCTGTTCATGGGCATCGACCACACGGCCATGACGGTGCGAAGCACCGAAAGCAGCACAAAATTTTATCGGGATCTGTTGGGGATGACGGTTGCCGGGGGCACGCTCAACATGGGCACGACGCAACAGTATCTCGACAGTTTGCCTGGAGCCCGTACGCGGGTCACCGGCCTGGTCCCCATGATGGCCCCGCCCGGCTTGGAGTTTCTCGAATATGAATTGCCCACAGCCGGCCGTCCCTTCCCCGCCGATTCGCACCCGACCGATCTGTGGCATTGGCAGACCACGTTGGTCGTGCCGGACGTCGAGGCGGCGGCGACGGCTCTACGAGAGACGGCTCAATTCGTGTCATCCGGCGTGGCGTCGCTTCCTGACGGAAGCCTGGGTTTCAAGAAAGGCTTTCTTGTACGTGATCCGGACGGCCATGTGATGCAGATGGTGTCACCATGA
- a CDS encoding NAD(P)/FAD-dependent oxidoreductase, whose amino-acid sequence MIARMDGSEHQEEACQIVPGRKHVVILGGGFGGVYTALEFERILRRESSFDVTLVNRENFFLFTPMLHEVASSDLDMTNIVNPIRKLLRRVEFFHGEVDSIDLEQRQIRVTHGQTHHGHTLPYDHLILGLGSVTNFYNLPGLADRALTMKTLGDAIYLRNRMIAHMEEANFECAASLRKPLLTFVVAGGGFAGVETIAGMNDFLREALPFYPHLRAEMLRLVLVHSGAVILPELGEALGRYAHEKLSARGVEIHTSAKVVNVSDEEVCLSDGTSIVSRTLVWTAGTSPNPLLATLPCQTKGGRLLVNDCLQVPGWPGVWALGDCALIPDPLTGGSHPPTGQHALREAKIAAHNVLASIQGADTRPFRFKTIGQLAAIGRRTGVARILGFNFSGVIAWSMWRFIYLSKLPRIEKKVRVVLDWLLDIVFSKDLVQFQTVRGQAPAAITAPETRELAETAQA is encoded by the coding sequence ATGATCGCCCGAATGGACGGGAGCGAGCACCAGGAAGAGGCCTGCCAGATCGTTCCGGGGCGGAAGCACGTCGTGATTCTGGGCGGCGGCTTCGGCGGGGTCTATACGGCCCTGGAGTTTGAACGGATTCTTCGACGCGAATCATCCTTCGACGTGACACTCGTCAACCGGGAGAATTTCTTTCTGTTTACGCCCATGCTGCACGAGGTGGCCTCAAGCGATCTCGACATGACCAACATCGTGAATCCGATTCGCAAACTGTTACGCCGTGTCGAATTCTTCCACGGCGAGGTGGATTCCATCGATCTCGAACAGCGGCAGATCCGCGTCACGCATGGGCAGACGCATCATGGGCACACATTGCCCTACGATCACCTAATACTCGGGCTCGGATCGGTGACGAATTTCTACAATCTTCCCGGCCTAGCGGATCGCGCGCTGACCATGAAGACACTCGGCGACGCGATCTACCTCCGTAATCGCATGATTGCTCATATGGAAGAAGCCAACTTCGAATGCGCGGCCTCGCTGCGGAAGCCGCTATTGACGTTTGTCGTCGCAGGCGGCGGATTTGCCGGCGTGGAGACCATCGCCGGCATGAACGATTTTCTGCGCGAAGCGCTGCCCTTTTACCCACACCTCCGCGCGGAGATGCTCCGGCTGGTGCTGGTGCATTCCGGAGCGGTGATTCTGCCGGAACTCGGCGAGGCGCTGGGGCGCTATGCGCACGAGAAATTATCCGCGCGTGGCGTTGAGATCCATACGAGTGCGAAGGTCGTGAATGTGTCCGACGAGGAAGTCTGCTTGAGCGATGGGACCAGCATTGTCAGCCGCACTCTGGTGTGGACGGCCGGGACCTCGCCGAATCCCTTGCTGGCGACGCTGCCTTGCCAGACGAAAGGCGGGCGTCTGCTCGTCAATGACTGTCTCCAAGTGCCGGGCTGGCCTGGTGTCTGGGCGTTGGGTGATTGTGCCTTGATACCCGATCCCTTGACCGGTGGCAGCCATCCACCGACCGGCCAGCACGCGCTCCGGGAAGCAAAGATTGCCGCGCACAACGTCCTCGCGTCGATTCAAGGTGCCGATACACGGCCGTTCCGATTCAAGACGATCGGCCAGCTTGCGGCCATCGGCCGGCGCACGGGCGTCGCGAGAATCTTGGGATTCAACTTTTCCGGTGTGATCGCCTGGTCCATGTGGCGGTTCATCTATTTGAGCAAGTTGCCGCGGATTGAAAAAAAGGTCCGCGTCGTACTCGATTGGCTGCTCGATATCGTCTTCTCGAAGGATCTGGTGCAATTCCAAACCGTGCGCGGACAGGCGCCTGCGGCGATCACGGCTCCTGAAACGCGAGAGTTGGCAGAGACCGCGCAAGCATAG
- a CDS encoding GMC family oxidoreductase, giving the protein MLCDMQLHPSPEQSKPAILIPSHHPVRLPLFIRLPAMPSHYDIIIIGTGPGGGTLAYKLAPSGKKILLLERGGYLPREKDNWNTKTVFIENRYKAKDTWHDKDGNTFHPGIHYYVGGNSKVYGAALLRMREQDFSEVKHQGGISPEWPIHYHDLEPYYTEAEHLYHVHGRHGEDPTAPPAGAQYKYPPLKHEPRIQELHDDWIRVGYHPFHLPVGVMLDEEQSEKSACIRCNTCDGFPCLLGAKADSHVICVEPALRYPNVTMLTHAMVTGLETSASGREITEVVVERNGQMEAYRADLVVVSCGAINSAALLLRSADDKHPNGLANSSDMVGRHYMCHNNSAMLAISKTPNATVFQKTIGLNDFYHASADWDFPMGHISMIGKSDMNTLRAGAPAFAPGFALDQMAKHSLDFWMTSEDLPDPDNRVLVGKDGGITLAYTENNLEAHRRLAEKLKSMLNHLGCEEHLLPTHLYLGKKIPIAGTAHQCGTVRFGRDPKTSVLDVNCKAHDLDNLYVVDASFFVSSSAVNPSLTIIANALRVGDHLLERLGATSPEAVA; this is encoded by the coding sequence GTGCTCTGCGACATGCAGCTTCACCCCTCGCCGGAGCAGAGCAAGCCGGCTATCCTCATTCCCTCCCACCATCCTGTAAGACTCCCCCTCTTCATCCGACTACCCGCCATGCCATCTCACTACGACATCATCATTATCGGCACTGGCCCCGGCGGCGGCACGCTGGCCTACAAGCTGGCCCCGTCGGGGAAGAAGATCCTCCTGCTGGAGCGGGGCGGCTATCTCCCACGCGAAAAGGACAACTGGAACACCAAAACGGTCTTCATCGAGAACCGCTACAAGGCCAAGGATACCTGGCACGACAAAGACGGCAATACGTTTCACCCCGGCATTCACTATTACGTGGGCGGCAATTCAAAGGTCTATGGCGCCGCACTCTTGCGCATGCGCGAACAGGACTTCAGCGAGGTGAAGCACCAGGGCGGGATTTCACCGGAATGGCCGATCCACTACCACGACCTCGAGCCCTATTACACAGAGGCCGAACATCTCTATCACGTGCACGGAAGACATGGTGAAGATCCGACTGCTCCGCCGGCAGGCGCCCAATACAAGTACCCGCCGCTCAAGCATGAACCTCGTATTCAGGAGCTGCACGATGACTGGATCAGGGTGGGCTATCATCCCTTTCACCTCCCGGTCGGTGTAATGCTCGATGAGGAGCAGAGCGAGAAGAGTGCGTGCATCCGCTGCAATACCTGCGACGGATTTCCTTGTCTCCTCGGTGCCAAGGCCGATTCTCATGTGATCTGCGTGGAACCGGCCTTGCGCTATCCGAACGTCACGATGCTCACTCATGCGATGGTGACCGGCCTCGAGACAAGCGCGTCGGGGCGCGAGATCACCGAAGTTGTCGTCGAACGAAACGGGCAGATGGAGGCGTACAGGGCCGACCTTGTGGTCGTCTCCTGTGGCGCGATCAATTCGGCGGCGTTGCTCTTACGCTCCGCGGACGACAAACACCCGAACGGCCTGGCAAATTCGTCCGACATGGTGGGCCGCCACTACATGTGTCACAACAATTCGGCCATGCTCGCGATCTCGAAGACGCCCAATGCGACTGTCTTTCAAAAGACGATCGGGCTGAACGACTTCTATCATGCTTCGGCCGACTGGGATTTCCCCATGGGCCACATCTCGATGATCGGCAAGTCGGACATGAATACGCTGCGGGCGGGCGCGCCGGCCTTTGCCCCCGGCTTTGCCCTCGATCAGATGGCGAAACATTCGCTCGATTTCTGGATGACCTCTGAAGACCTGCCCGATCCCGACAACCGCGTGCTCGTCGGCAAGGACGGTGGCATCACGCTCGCCTATACCGAAAACAATCTCGAAGCCCATCGCCGATTGGCCGAGAAGCTCAAGAGCATGCTGAACCACCTGGGCTGCGAAGAACATCTGCTGCCGACGCACTTGTACCTCGGGAAGAAGATTCCGATCGCCGGCACCGCGCACCAATGCGGCACGGTGCGATTTGGTCGCGATCCGAAGACGTCCGTCCTCGACGTGAATTGCAAGGCGCACGATCTGGACAACCTTTACGTGGTCGATGCGAGCTTCTTCGTGTCGAGCAGCGCGGTGAACCCCTCGCTCACGATCATTGCGAACGCCTTGCGGGTTGGAGACCATCTGCTGGAAAGACTAGGCGCAACATCGCCGGAGGCCGTCGCATGA
- a CDS encoding PIN domain-containing protein codes for MNLVVDTSVWSLVLRRPRVDEADPHVRAFRWHLDSGDGLFLIGNILQELLDGLRSARQFDRLLTLLDPYPLLELDRQTYVAAARLRSLCRSKGVNAGPIDFLIAAACCEHGFPLLTVDKDFQRIARYCDLVTLPI; via the coding sequence GTGAATCTGGTCGTTGACACGTCCGTCTGGTCCTTGGTGCTGCGGCGGCCTCGGGTCGATGAAGCCGACCCTCACGTTCGGGCCTTTCGGTGGCATCTTGATTCCGGCGACGGGCTGTTTCTTATCGGCAACATTCTGCAAGAACTGCTCGACGGACTCCGGTCTGCCAGACAGTTCGACCGTTTATTAACTCTCCTCGATCCTTACCCGCTTCTTGAACTGGATCGACAGACCTACGTCGCTGCGGCTCGCCTCCGATCCCTGTGCCGCTCAAAGGGCGTCAATGCCGGCCCGATCGATTTTCTGATTGCGGCGGCATGCTGTGAGCACGGATTCCCGCTCCTGACGGTCGATAAGGATTTTCAGAGAATCGCCAGGTACTGCGATCTCGTCACACTGCCTATCTAA
- a CDS encoding type II toxin-antitoxin system VapB family antitoxin, which produces MATNLAIDDALLERARRIGKLRTKKETVTQALNEFIQRRRQRDILKAMGSIEFRKGWDYKKDRRDRESGR; this is translated from the coding sequence ATGGCGACGAATCTCGCGATCGATGACGCGTTGCTCGAACGCGCCCGGCGCATCGGAAAACTTCGAACGAAGAAAGAAACCGTCACGCAGGCCTTGAACGAGTTCATTCAACGTCGCCGGCAGCGGGATATCCTCAAGGCGATGGGCTCGATCGAATTCCGAAAGGGATGGGACTATAAGAAGGACCGTCGCGATCGTGAATCTGGTCGTTGA
- a CDS encoding 4-oxalocrotonate tautomerase family protein has protein sequence MPYVHMQVTREGVTLEQKEALIKGVTDLLVSVLNKKPAQTFVVIEEIDTDNWGVAGMTVAKYRRHEHTADGRSLPLPQSSHDELVDIPCSGET, from the coding sequence ATGCCTTATGTCCACATGCAGGTGACCCGCGAAGGCGTCACCCTTGAACAGAAAGAAGCCCTGATCAAGGGAGTCACAGACCTACTGGTCTCAGTGCTGAACAAGAAACCGGCCCAAACCTTCGTCGTGATCGAAGAAATCGACACCGACAATTGGGGTGTCGCCGGTATGACGGTCGCCAAATACCGACGTCACGAGCACACGGCCGACGGAAGAAGCCTGCCTTTACCACAATCTTCTCACGATGAACTTGTAGATATTCCATGTTCGGGAGAAACATGA
- a CDS encoding SDR family NAD(P)-dependent oxidoreductase, whose translation MATRKTAIVTGASSGIGLGLTTAMLEHSYRVVANSRRITESGALAPSEELALIDGDIADPETARRIVDTAVQRFGTIDVLVNNAGIFIPKPFTDYTKEDFERMVSTNLSGFLYATQEVVRQMKRQGAGHVINITTTLADQPVAGIAAAIPVLTKGGLNAVTAALAIEFAGDGIRFNAISPGIIDTPMHKPEMHGFLKTLHPIQRIGKVSEIVDAVLYLTEATFVTGEVLHVDGGAHAGKW comes from the coding sequence ATGGCAACGAGGAAGACCGCAATCGTCACTGGGGCATCCAGCGGGATCGGGCTCGGTCTGACCACCGCAATGCTCGAGCATAGCTACCGCGTCGTCGCCAATTCGAGGCGCATCACGGAATCGGGCGCTCTCGCGCCCTCGGAAGAGTTGGCTCTGATTGACGGCGACATCGCCGATCCCGAGACGGCACGGCGCATCGTCGACACCGCCGTCCAGCGGTTCGGGACGATCGACGTGCTAGTCAACAATGCCGGCATTTTCATCCCCAAGCCCTTCACGGACTATACGAAGGAAGACTTCGAACGCATGGTCTCGACGAATCTGTCCGGATTTCTCTATGCGACCCAAGAGGTCGTCCGGCAGATGAAGCGACAGGGTGCAGGCCATGTCATCAATATCACGACAACACTGGCAGACCAGCCTGTCGCAGGCATAGCTGCCGCCATCCCTGTTCTCACCAAGGGAGGATTGAACGCGGTCACTGCCGCCCTCGCCATCGAGTTCGCGGGAGACGGAATCAGGTTCAATGCCATCAGTCCCGGGATCATCGATACCCCAATGCACAAGCCTGAAATGCACGGATTCTTGAAGACCCTCCATCCGATCCAACGAATCGGGAAGGTCTCGGAGATCGTCGATGCCGTGCTCTACCTCACCGAGGCCACATTCGTGACCGGTGAAGTGCTGCACGTCGACGGCGGGGCCCATGCTGGGAAATGGTGA
- a CDS encoding helix-turn-helix domain-containing protein, protein MQFLKGAWTPNVIWYLREGPRRFSELMADIHGVSPKVFSARLKRLERDGIVTRQVMPTSPPTVEYALTDLGHELTPAIEAIVQVGYKLKRRRIAIG, encoded by the coding sequence ATGCAATTCCTCAAAGGAGCCTGGACACCCAACGTGATCTGGTACCTACGCGAGGGGCCTCGGCGTTTCAGCGAATTGATGGCGGATATTCACGGTGTGTCGCCGAAAGTATTCTCGGCGCGGCTGAAGCGACTGGAGCGGGACGGCATCGTGACGCGCCAAGTGATGCCGACTTCACCGCCGACGGTGGAGTATGCGTTGACCGATCTTGGGCATGAACTCACACCGGCCATCGAGGCGATCGTGCAGGTGGGTTACAAGCTCAAACGACGGCGGATCGCCATCGGGTGA
- a CDS encoding tetratricopeptide repeat protein: MVGLSSWLAVPVILAPLASVDLDHSTVYLVQHAGSPAPGPTEMDLEVEFRRSRDALRARPEFQGDTADAHYRLGKALHGRGDMVGGAEEYRLAIRCDPRFGEAYRDLGTLLLDWHDYPGAVAALEQAVQLGRQDSETYYWLGRGLMGKSDWPAAAAALETAVRIKPDDAEAYADLGLVRMVQGDVTGAADALRASIELKPDNADAHALLETLTLHHSDRDQVIRAAQQVLALMFRR; this comes from the coding sequence ATGGTTGGGCTATCCTCTTGGCTCGCGGTGCCTGTGATCCTCGCTCCCCTAGCCTCTGTCGACCTCGACCACAGCACGGTCTATCTCGTCCAGCACGCCGGCAGTCCAGCGCCCGGGCCGACCGAAATGGATTTGGAAGTGGAGTTTCGGCGATCGCGCGACGCGCTGCGGGCACGGCCGGAGTTCCAAGGGGACACTGCCGACGCTCACTATCGATTGGGCAAGGCTCTTCACGGTCGCGGCGACATGGTCGGCGGGGCAGAGGAATATCGCCTTGCTATCCGGTGTGATCCTCGCTTCGGGGAGGCCTATCGAGACCTCGGCACGCTGTTGCTCGATTGGCATGATTACCCCGGTGCAGTTGCGGCCCTTGAGCAGGCCGTGCAATTGGGACGGCAGGATAGTGAGACCTACTATTGGTTGGGGAGAGGCCTGATGGGAAAGAGCGATTGGCCTGCGGCGGCGGCGGCCCTTGAGACTGCGGTACGAATCAAACCCGATGACGCGGAGGCCTATGCGGACTTAGGGCTGGTCCGCATGGTGCAGGGTGACGTGACGGGTGCAGCGGACGCGCTTCGAGCCTCGATTGAGTTGAAACCGGACAATGCGGACGCGCATGCGCTGCTGGAGACGCTGACCCTCCATCACTCCGATCGTGACCAAGTGATTCGAGCCGCGCAGCAAGTTTTGGCCCTGATGTTTCGCCGATAG